The following proteins are encoded in a genomic region of Desulfurococcaceae archaeon:
- a CDS encoding ABC transporter permease, whose protein sequence is MTWIKQVYAFIVRDLKIVVADKVTLFWLLAWPILWIILVAYIFVPPGATSPVKLAVGVVNYDTEVEGLNFTSAHFVEIMSKVRYGGEQIFNVKNYSDEASLISDLRSGKLDAGIVIPANFSLNLTVGTARMEVFIGARDPYSASISYSVISGFLNEFSHRVGLIKANVTLFYFEESLKYINQSYVLPGTTLSEFVEIIRAYIYGIASPLNVTYEEVKPEALATRANIIGWYTIGAIGMMFLYMGFSRGATAVYEEKAYGTLRRILASPITPRVLVTALMLSNMVILLVSAPLILLAGVYIAGANISFNPTNPAHWLIPLLLIVVAYMSIGIGLVLSLFTKTLRGGASLGTVLGLVLSFTAGIWFPRTWMPSWLRLVADYFPPTWVIDTIRNIVIYGAGLNDVWIDLAKILLALITVIHVNIAVYKVKIRSVITSY, encoded by the coding sequence AGCAGGTCTATGCGTTCATCGTACGCGACCTTAAAATCGTTGTAGCCGATAAGGTGACGTTATTCTGGCTCTTAGCGTGGCCCATACTCTGGATCATACTAGTAGCATACATATTCGTACCTCCAGGAGCTACATCACCCGTAAAACTCGCCGTGGGAGTGGTAAACTATGATACTGAAGTAGAGGGGCTAAACTTCACGAGCGCCCACTTCGTGGAGATAATGTCAAAGGTAAGGTACGGAGGGGAGCAGATCTTCAATGTGAAGAACTACAGTGATGAAGCTTCACTAATTAGCGACTTGAGGAGTGGCAAGCTAGACGCGGGGATAGTGATCCCCGCGAACTTCTCGTTGAATCTAACAGTTGGCACTGCTAGAATGGAGGTTTTCATCGGCGCCAGGGATCCTTACTCAGCCTCCATCAGCTACAGCGTAATTAGTGGCTTTCTAAACGAGTTCTCGCATAGAGTAGGCTTAATTAAAGCCAACGTTACGCTATTCTATTTCGAGGAGTCATTGAAGTACATCAATCAAAGCTACGTCCTGCCGGGTACGACCCTCTCAGAGTTCGTGGAGATTATTAGGGCATATATCTACGGCATAGCATCGCCGCTGAATGTTACGTACGAAGAGGTTAAGCCCGAGGCGCTCGCCACCAGGGCTAATATCATTGGCTGGTATACCATCGGGGCAATCGGCATGATGTTCCTTTACATGGGCTTTTCGCGAGGAGCCACAGCCGTTTACGAGGAGAAAGCTTATGGCACGCTTAGAAGAATATTGGCGTCGCCCATAACGCCGCGCGTGCTGGTCACAGCGCTGATGCTGTCAAACATGGTTATTTTACTCGTATCAGCCCCCCTAATACTGCTAGCGGGAGTATACATCGCTGGTGCGAACATATCGTTCAACCCCACTAACCCCGCTCACTGGCTCATACCGCTACTCCTCATTGTGGTAGCCTACATGAGCATTGGAATAGGGCTTGTTCTCTCACTATTTACCAAAACATTGAGAGGCGGAGCTAGCCTTGGCACTGTACTCGGATTAGTACTGTCGTTCACGGCAGGGATATGGTTTCCGAGGACGTGGATGCCTTCGTGGCTGCGATTAGTGGCCGACTACTTCCCCCCCACATGGGTTATTGACACCATTAGGAACATTGTGATATACGGTGCTGGTCTCAACGACGTGTGGATAGACCTGGCCAAGATACTGCTTGCGCTAATAACCGTTATTCACGTGAATATAGCTGTTTATAAAGTAAAGATAAGAAGCGTAATTACAAGTTATTGA
- the cas4 gene encoding CRISPR-associated protein Cas4 produces the protein MYRSSNIVVKLMYEKIVSEQLSKLEEARSPYVIYVTDLVLCTHKFHMRKHYPELTLTFEPVVALGSIAHWGMETLFKEKGIEVEVEVSRTIRLDDKVYTIKGRVDAIDRAGGVVIEVKTARSSMGIPKEHHIKQLNIYLELTGFEQGILVYITPDKVVEYSVTRKPIDLELEARGLVEDCYHPRYSWECTYCVYRKLCPYYVPEQQRRT, from the coding sequence TTGTACAGATCTAGTAACATCGTGGTCAAACTAATGTATGAGAAGATTGTGAGCGAGCAGCTCAGCAAGCTTGAAGAGGCCAGAAGCCCGTACGTAATCTACGTAACAGACCTAGTACTATGCACGCACAAGTTCCACATGAGGAAGCACTACCCGGAGCTAACGTTAACGTTCGAGCCTGTTGTAGCGCTAGGTAGCATAGCTCACTGGGGCATGGAAACACTATTCAAGGAAAAGGGTATCGAGGTTGAAGTGGAGGTCTCCAGGACCATTAGGTTAGATGACAAGGTGTACACCATTAAGGGGAGAGTAGACGCCATTGACAGGGCTGGTGGGGTTGTAATAGAAGTGAAGACAGCGAGATCCTCAATGGGCATTCCAAAGGAACACCACATCAAGCAGTTAAACATATACCTAGAGCTTACCGGGTTTGAGCAGGGAATCTTAGTGTACATAACACCGGACAAGGTAGTAGAATACTCCGTGACTAGAAAGCCCATTGACCTGGAACTAGAAGCCAGGGGCCTCGTTGAAGATTGTTACCATCCACGTTACAGCTGGGAGTGCACTTATTGCGTTTATAGGAAGCTCTGCCCATACTACGTGCCGGAGCAACAGAGGAGAACGTAA
- the cyaB gene encoding class IV adenylate cyclase, translating into MHEEKELEVKLAIRDPEVARRVLTSHGFEYEDTCLEVDIYYAHPCRDFVKTDEALRFRTRKCNASSHYAVSYKGPRERGITGLKIRTELEIVVDELAWTTLRSIVEKLGFKPIAEFAKMRELYKAPRMKATLDTLFGVGFFLEVELDRMEDVTKLNDLLGKIERNTAISTIDKTYLEICLETGKCRPRVE; encoded by the coding sequence ATGCACGAGGAAAAGGAGCTGGAGGTTAAGCTAGCTATACGCGATCCCGAGGTAGCGAGAAGAGTCTTAACTTCGCATGGCTTCGAGTACGAAGATACCTGCCTAGAGGTAGACATATACTATGCGCATCCTTGCAGAGACTTTGTTAAAACCGATGAAGCGTTGAGGTTTAGGACAAGAAAATGCAATGCTAGCTCGCACTATGCAGTATCGTATAAAGGCCCTAGGGAACGTGGTATCACCGGGCTTAAAATTAGAACAGAGCTGGAAATAGTCGTTGACGAATTAGCGTGGACTACTCTAAGAAGCATCGTGGAGAAGCTCGGATTTAAGCCTATAGCCGAGTTTGCTAAGATGCGTGAGCTTTACAAAGCCCCCCGAATGAAGGCTACACTAGATACACTGTTCGGTGTAGGGTTCTTCCTGGAAGTTGAGCTGGATAGGATGGAGGATGTCACTAAGCTAAACGACCTACTTGGGAAAATCGAAAGGAACACCGCTATCAGCACTATCGATAAGACGTACCTTGAAATATGCCTCGAAACCGGTAAATGCCGACCTAGAGTCGAGTAG
- a CDS encoding histone deacetylase family protein produces MKVLIVRESTYMHKPGFEHPENPNRVVRIRRALTSFGVEFSDVSGEQVDFKEGFRIACRVHAKDYVERLITLSRSASATIDEDTYITKDSLKLALATLYLAYRYASDEDAVFMISRPPGHHAGKRGKALGAPTQGFCLMNNAVAAVEGFKDRGFSKIAVLDFDAHHGNGTMELLYKERILQVDFHQDPSTLYPHTGYPEELGEGEGYGFKLNIVLPPAGGDDLFMSILPMVSDLFEKYSPDALVVSAGFDAFEDDGLADLRLTETSFYSLGRLIRRLKAPTLIVLEGGYGAGLQRGIVAFVHGLRGIEQTYEHHTSTPPSLYRKALEIATKTLERFSGAST; encoded by the coding sequence GTGAAGGTGCTAATTGTAAGAGAGTCGACGTACATGCATAAACCGGGGTTCGAGCACCCGGAAAACCCGAACCGCGTCGTAAGAATACGGAGAGCGCTGACATCTTTTGGTGTAGAATTCAGCGATGTAAGTGGTGAACAGGTGGATTTCAAAGAAGGTTTTAGAATTGCGTGTAGGGTGCACGCCAAGGACTACGTGGAGCGCTTAATAACGCTTTCTCGGAGCGCCAGCGCGACAATAGACGAAGACACGTACATTACCAAGGATAGCTTAAAACTCGCGCTCGCAACACTATACCTTGCATACAGGTATGCGAGTGATGAAGACGCTGTTTTCATGATTTCTCGTCCACCAGGACACCATGCAGGTAAGAGGGGTAAAGCACTGGGTGCACCCACGCAGGGCTTCTGCCTCATGAATAACGCAGTAGCCGCAGTAGAGGGGTTTAAAGACAGGGGTTTTAGTAAGATCGCGGTACTGGATTTCGATGCACACCATGGAAACGGCACGATGGAGCTACTTTATAAGGAACGGATTTTGCAAGTTGACTTCCACCAGGACCCTAGTACACTATACCCGCACACCGGGTACCCGGAAGAACTAGGTGAAGGCGAGGGGTACGGGTTCAAGTTAAACATCGTGTTACCTCCCGCAGGCGGCGACGACCTCTTCATGAGCATTTTACCCATGGTCTCAGATCTGTTTGAAAAGTACTCGCCAGATGCGCTGGTCGTGTCAGCTGGTTTCGACGCGTTCGAAGACGATGGGCTGGCAGACCTCAGGTTAACGGAAACCTCCTTTTACAGTCTTGGAAGGCTCATAAGAAGGTTGAAAGCTCCAACCCTCATAGTGCTTGAAGGCGGTTACGGGGCCGGGTTGCAAAGAGGCATAGTGGCATTCGTTCACGGTTTACGCGGAATAGAGCAGACTTACGAGCACCACACGTCAACCCCGCCCTCGCTGTACAGAAAGGCCCTTGAAATAGCTACTAAAACACTGGAAAGGTTTTCTGGGGCGTCAACCTAG
- a CDS encoding phosphoesterase, with protein sequence MEEKRVLVLGDWDADGVVAVALLAYSQEHAKRYPLEGSAVLEKIPVDPDKIKYILSQIKGGYEAVFFLDIPYSEVLGNITKLLKAHFGTSRAVFIDHHIASVQKASELKNVFDEVIVDYKKPTSTLLYEEIVRHGVSVHAKLREFVEVIKYMDAGKRIPERLMKLFELAKMISKALTAVRNEELWLKTINWLADPTPSPMPLNESTWSTVKKIIEERDKEVTEIAMGLAVTAVKVGDLRFVDARHAWKKRGATALASKLSLILKAPVAMLASTNRGYALLIIKAPGGRAYRVAKYLLAEGIALDIAGHPNLAIVRVPKDIDKKNLVGTLYQALFYTS encoded by the coding sequence TTGGAGGAGAAACGAGTACTCGTACTAGGAGACTGGGATGCGGATGGCGTGGTGGCAGTGGCGCTTTTAGCGTATAGCCAGGAACACGCTAAGAGGTACCCGTTAGAGGGCAGCGCGGTCCTCGAAAAAATCCCCGTAGACCCAGATAAAATAAAGTACATACTTTCGCAGATTAAAGGAGGCTACGAGGCCGTGTTCTTCCTGGATATACCCTATAGCGAAGTGCTTGGGAACATAACTAAACTCCTTAAAGCACACTTCGGGACTTCACGGGCAGTGTTCATAGACCACCACATCGCGAGCGTTCAGAAAGCCAGCGAGTTGAAAAACGTATTCGACGAGGTCATAGTTGATTACAAGAAACCAACCTCTACTCTCCTGTACGAGGAGATCGTGAGGCACGGTGTAAGCGTACATGCAAAGCTACGCGAGTTCGTAGAGGTAATAAAGTACATGGATGCGGGTAAGCGGATACCCGAGAGGTTAATGAAGCTGTTCGAGCTCGCAAAAATGATTTCCAAGGCGCTAACGGCGGTTAGAAACGAGGAGCTGTGGTTGAAGACTATAAACTGGCTCGCAGACCCCACGCCTTCACCAATGCCGTTAAATGAGTCGACTTGGAGCACCGTGAAGAAGATAATTGAGGAGAGGGACAAGGAGGTCACGGAGATCGCAATGGGGCTCGCGGTGACAGCCGTCAAAGTTGGAGACCTTCGGTTTGTAGATGCACGTCATGCCTGGAAAAAACGGGGTGCAACCGCGCTCGCATCAAAGCTATCACTAATACTTAAAGCCCCCGTGGCTATGCTAGCCAGCACTAATAGGGGCTACGCATTGCTAATCATCAAGGCACCGGGCGGAAGGGCCTATCGTGTTGCTAAGTACCTGCTCGCTGAAGGCATTGCCTTGGACATAGCCGGTCACCCGAACCTGGCAATAGTGAGGGTTCCGAAAGATATCGACAAGAAAAACCTGGTTGGAACGCTATACCAGGCGCTCTTTTACACATCTTAA
- a CDS encoding DNA double-strand break repair nuclease NurA — translation MKYIADIVEELRRGVSKGLRITKEDVASKPVELLDEAPERQVEVLEGPLVKGLEVMHRKPVSDVFALDSGSRVIETPYVFIAVGAGSVFSRFSGRGIDVPHTASILGLEEPLCKHIVVVPEVELGEGDASALKSLPGVLSSNPIGVPYTSEYNKHLILVELRLAVENCILSLFHESRHCEPGTVVFVDGPLIYPLHVSGEIGVPGKDRARMYLEGLRELNMLRVRTLTKLVEKGIVVIGIVKRLLRSYYLSSLDPARLSLSKVNDEVYVLTLLAGRGYASDKPLLIGPVKVKHDVEKMNRIVWYVVMPRRLYPLASGLGNHVVYRVEIPENKSYTSEEALNHVFYDSVYTGSLLPLSLLAVDRRVKKITSSIVTYLLYMTGLPEESTGQYISIL, via the coding sequence TTGAAGTACATCGCCGACATAGTTGAAGAGCTAAGGCGCGGCGTCTCAAAAGGACTTAGGATTACCAAGGAAGACGTAGCTAGTAAGCCGGTTGAGCTCTTAGACGAGGCCCCCGAGAGGCAGGTAGAGGTGCTTGAAGGGCCCCTGGTAAAGGGCCTTGAAGTAATGCACCGTAAACCCGTATCGGATGTCTTCGCGCTTGACAGCGGTTCGAGGGTCATCGAAACCCCATACGTGTTCATAGCCGTAGGTGCCGGGAGCGTTTTCAGCAGGTTCAGCGGGAGGGGCATTGACGTCCCGCACACGGCATCCATACTGGGGCTTGAAGAGCCTCTTTGTAAACACATAGTCGTCGTACCCGAAGTAGAGCTCGGAGAAGGCGATGCGAGTGCTTTAAAAAGCCTGCCAGGAGTGCTCTCCAGCAATCCCATTGGGGTACCGTATACGAGCGAGTACAATAAACACCTCATACTAGTAGAACTTAGGCTAGCGGTGGAGAATTGCATTCTCAGCTTGTTTCACGAATCCAGACATTGCGAACCCGGTACAGTCGTGTTCGTTGACGGACCTCTCATCTACCCTCTACACGTTTCGGGGGAGATCGGGGTCCCAGGTAAAGATAGGGCAAGGATGTACCTAGAGGGCCTTCGCGAATTAAATATGCTGAGGGTTAGGACGTTAACAAAACTGGTGGAGAAAGGCATCGTGGTTATAGGTATCGTGAAAAGGCTTCTAAGAAGCTATTACCTGTCCAGCCTAGACCCGGCTAGACTATCTTTGAGCAAGGTTAACGATGAAGTGTACGTCTTAACCTTACTAGCAGGTAGGGGCTACGCGTCCGATAAACCGCTCCTCATAGGACCTGTAAAGGTAAAGCACGACGTGGAGAAGATGAATAGAATCGTGTGGTACGTTGTCATGCCCAGGCGGTTATACCCCTTAGCAAGCGGTCTAGGTAACCACGTCGTGTACCGCGTTGAAATACCTGAAAACAAATCATACACTAGCGAAGAGGCGCTGAACCACGTCTTCTACGACAGCGTTTACACCGGTTCACTACTACCTTTAAGCCTACTCGCGGTGGACCGTAGAGTTAAGAAAATCACCAGTTCCATAGTTACATACCTGCTCTACATGACGGGCCTTCCAGAGGAATCAACGGGTCAGTATATAAGCATTTTATGA
- a CDS encoding DUF87 domain-containing protein has translation MNSHSILKSLEDRLQTAIKIASSLGEIVGYVSRTSPSYIDEEGGYVVFDVDPVMYFQNFLSLAQAGSVLGVVDIKSLDMVSLKVIGVERKDILAELDLPDMYLPMPHAEASGLLTKTRIKAKPLLAYNLEKGEVIAANYVIEPQSPVVLLKDPNIIQKIMGLPSEGVFLGYATVGDTPAFGGNALLFLPLKALYQHVLVLGTTGSGKTTLLKNMIASMYCGYKLNNEKVSVVVFDPNKDYVTMPLKPLWSPVIGISEEELELARKVRSSVKGVQGVIVLLPITRNVVEEQGEKAENWARVLKSISEDYLNSVLGPVTSRFEWNYEVKELEVAEEPTSQGILRFVRSKVLVNYGTEVDEIEYYIIPYALRFADFTPRELIALNPYFTRQAKDALQRVLHALTAKNAHLETIYDLYEALKEARFRMDERQSRQRGIVLDPNREYVVEIVRDLAIHKSTLENMIRQVAAIIDTGIFDVYVRGHGESKYLHEPPVGGMLEKHFEVFKGYPIVVDLEYLQVHSRADPEKTISIVAFRILNKIFEWKLLQSRLKLETRPVFMFIDEAHRFFPSRGGGVEEYLENVSGMIDRIARLGRARKLGLVFSTHSPKDVHDIILQLTNTKIILRTDKTHLASLDLPSEYRDFITRVSDRVGVIKSHVLRLGYALFKTPLPLVGHYDLSALT, from the coding sequence TTGAACTCGCACAGTATACTTAAATCGCTCGAAGACAGGCTCCAAACAGCTATAAAAATAGCGAGTAGTCTCGGCGAAATAGTCGGTTACGTTTCAAGGACAAGCCCCTCGTACATAGACGAGGAGGGGGGTTACGTAGTATTTGACGTGGACCCGGTTATGTACTTCCAGAATTTCCTTTCACTAGCGCAGGCTGGAAGCGTTCTTGGAGTGGTCGACATCAAGTCCCTTGACATGGTTAGCTTAAAGGTAATAGGTGTTGAGAGGAAAGACATACTTGCCGAGCTAGACCTGCCAGACATGTACTTACCAATGCCACACGCAGAGGCTTCAGGACTTTTGACGAAAACGCGCATTAAAGCCAAACCACTACTAGCATATAACCTAGAGAAGGGTGAAGTGATCGCAGCAAACTACGTCATCGAGCCGCAGAGCCCCGTGGTGCTGCTTAAGGACCCCAACATAATACAGAAGATCATGGGGTTGCCCTCGGAGGGTGTATTCCTAGGCTATGCCACGGTAGGTGATACCCCTGCGTTCGGCGGCAACGCCCTCCTTTTCCTACCTCTTAAAGCACTATATCAGCATGTACTGGTCCTTGGCACTACTGGTAGCGGTAAGACAACTCTACTTAAAAACATGATCGCGTCTATGTACTGCGGTTATAAATTGAACAATGAAAAGGTAAGTGTCGTCGTGTTCGATCCCAACAAAGACTACGTTACAATGCCCTTAAAGCCCTTGTGGAGCCCCGTAATAGGCATTTCCGAGGAAGAGCTTGAGCTGGCTAGGAAGGTGCGTAGCAGTGTAAAAGGTGTTCAGGGGGTAATCGTGCTACTTCCTATAACCAGAAACGTAGTTGAAGAACAGGGGGAAAAAGCCGAGAACTGGGCGCGGGTGCTCAAATCTATTTCAGAGGATTACTTAAACAGCGTACTCGGGCCAGTCACTAGCAGGTTTGAGTGGAACTACGAGGTGAAGGAGCTAGAAGTAGCCGAGGAGCCTACTTCACAAGGAATATTGAGGTTCGTAAGATCAAAAGTACTGGTAAACTACGGCACTGAAGTCGACGAAATAGAATACTACATTATTCCCTACGCTCTCAGGTTCGCAGATTTCACTCCGCGCGAATTAATAGCGCTTAACCCCTACTTTACGCGGCAAGCCAAAGACGCATTGCAAAGAGTCCTCCACGCCCTTACCGCGAAGAACGCGCACCTCGAAACCATATACGATCTTTACGAGGCGCTGAAGGAGGCTAGGTTCAGGATGGATGAGAGGCAAAGCAGGCAGAGGGGCATAGTACTGGACCCCAATAGAGAGTACGTTGTTGAAATAGTCCGTGACTTAGCAATACATAAAAGCACGTTGGAAAACATGATCAGGCAGGTCGCCGCGATAATAGACACTGGGATATTCGACGTCTACGTTAGGGGCCACGGAGAAAGCAAGTATCTTCACGAACCACCAGTAGGAGGTATGCTCGAAAAGCACTTTGAGGTCTTTAAAGGCTACCCCATAGTAGTGGACTTGGAGTACCTCCAAGTACACTCGCGAGCAGACCCTGAGAAGACGATTAGCATAGTTGCGTTCAGAATACTCAATAAGATCTTCGAATGGAAGCTTTTACAAAGTAGACTTAAACTCGAAACTCGGCCGGTGTTCATGTTCATAGACGAAGCACACAGATTCTTCCCGAGTAGAGGGGGAGGAGTAGAAGAGTACTTGGAGAACGTCTCGGGCATGATAGATAGAATTGCAAGGCTCGGCAGGGCTAGAAAACTTGGCCTCGTATTCAGTACCCATAGTCCAAAAGATGTGCACGACATCATATTGCAGTTGACGAATACAAAGATCATCTTGAGAACCGATAAAACGCATCTCGCGAGCTTAGACCTGCCTAGTGAGTATAGGGACTTCATAACGCGGGTTAGCGATAGGGTTGGAGTTATTAAGAGCCACGTACTCAGGCTAGGATACGCGTTGTTTAAAACACCCCTACCATTAGTAGGGCATTATGACTTGTCGGCACTAACGTGA
- a CDS encoding CDP-alcohol phosphatidyltransferase family protein yields the protein MNRLRNRVEGSINTVALYASKLGFSPDELTVISLIVALLGFFTVLVYGSGLALSLVVLLSGFIDSLDGALARLKGTASRRGAFLDSFIDRICEALFALSFIELGINVYVVVLFLVFSYLISYARARGESLGMQLAGVGLMERAERVLALAVSALLIDFYRDVAYYSYVAFTILTGITVLQRFLYTWKALKVHVSADKS from the coding sequence TTGAACAGGTTGCGGAATAGGGTAGAAGGATCCATTAACACCGTAGCTCTTTATGCATCAAAGCTAGGGTTCTCGCCCGATGAGCTTACAGTGATTTCTCTCATAGTGGCGTTGCTGGGCTTTTTCACGGTCTTAGTGTACGGGTCCGGGCTCGCGCTTTCACTAGTAGTTCTCCTCTCGGGCTTCATAGACTCCTTAGACGGGGCTTTAGCGAGGTTGAAGGGAACGGCATCGAGGCGCGGTGCCTTCCTAGACTCGTTTATCGACAGGATCTGTGAAGCCCTGTTCGCACTCTCCTTCATCGAACTAGGTATCAACGTCTACGTCGTGGTGCTGTTTCTAGTCTTCTCGTACCTTATCAGCTACGCGAGGGCTAGGGGTGAAAGTCTGGGAATGCAGCTTGCTGGCGTGGGACTTATGGAAAGAGCTGAGAGAGTGCTAGCGCTTGCTGTATCGGCGCTTTTAATAGATTTCTACAGGGATGTAGCTTACTACTCTTACGTTGCTTTCACTATACTCACTGGGATTACAGTTTTGCAGAGATTTCTGTATACTTGGAAAGCCCTGAAAGTTCACGTTAGTGCCGACAAGTCATAA